The following are encoded together in the Lactuca sativa cultivar Salinas chromosome 1, Lsat_Salinas_v11, whole genome shotgun sequence genome:
- the LOC111891901 gene encoding uncharacterized protein LOC111891901: MNPFNNSDNDDMFVNMMYEYCTNMLMQPAPAPLLIRRASLNKDHEEGHKRLVHDYFADDCVYQPCDFKKKFRLRKNVFVRIANAVESRYEFFQMRYDASGKRGFTGLQKCVVAIKLIAMGESPDSIDDYMRMFERTAKESLYRLAMGVVETFADVYLHKPSLNDIQQLYVAHEERHGFLGKAPDAHFTVNGNEYKFGYYLTDGIYPAYSTFVKAFRHPITPREKKFKRKQEGPRKDVERAFGVLKSK, encoded by the exons ATGAATCCGTTCAATAATAGTGACAACGATGACATGTTTGTCAATATGATGTACGAGTATTGCACGAACATGCTAATGCAACCAGCTCCAGCTCCTTTATTAATCAGGCGTGCATCGTTAAATAAAGATCACGAAGAAGGGCACAAACGTTTAGTTCACGATTATTTTGCGGATGATTGTGTCTACCAGCCATGCGATTTCAAAAAAAAGTTTCGTTTGCGGAAAAATGTATTTGTTCGGATAGCCAACGCGGTGGAAAGCAG gtATGAATTTTTCCAAATGAGATATGATGCTAGTGGTAAACGAGGATTCACAGGGTTGCAAAAATGTGTTGTTGCAATTAAGCTCATCGCAATGGGAGAGTCTCCTGATTCGATTGACGACTATATGAGAATGTTTGAGAGAACTGCAAAAGAAAGTTTGTATAGATTGGCGATGGGTGTTGTCGAAACCTTTGCTGACGTTTATTTACATAAACCTTCGTTGAATGATATACAACAACTATATGTGGCGCACGAAGAAAGACATGGTTTTCTTG GGAAGGCACCAGATGCTCATTTCACAGTAAATGGAAATGAGTACAAGTTTGGGTATTACCTTACGGATGGAATATATCCAGCATATTCCACATTCGTGAAAGCATTTCGACACCCAATAACACCaagagaaaaaaaattcaagagaAAACAAGAAGGACCACGTAAGGATGTTGAACGTGCTTTTGGAGTTCTGAAGTCAAAATAG